One Rhodospirillaceae bacterium genomic region harbors:
- a CDS encoding elongation factor Tu: DEGLRFAIREGGHTVGAGVVIKVIE, from the coding sequence TGGACGAGGGTCTGCGCTTTGCCATTCGCGAGGGCGGCCACACCGTTGGTGCCGGGGTCGTCATCAAGGTCATCGAATAG